A genomic segment from Propionibacteriaceae bacterium ZF39 encodes:
- a CDS encoding TetR/AcrR family transcriptional regulator, producing MSVTSRRRQRHEATLDEIVDHAVAILSTEGVAGLSLGEIARRLGMRTQSLYTYVDSKAALFDELFRRGWEKNFEAIDAAMAAERALGPDTDTGAYMLAGLEANIRWILDHPGLAQLMLFRPVPTWEPTAEAYAASVRVFSLLNDELATLRQQGRLRTDIPLDEMAQGLANIGAGVISRQLGNNPGVRYDDGTAPREFRALFRALLATYLPEE from the coding sequence ATGAGCGTCACCAGCCGGCGTCGCCAGCGTCACGAGGCCACTCTTGACGAGATCGTCGACCACGCGGTGGCGATTCTGTCGACGGAGGGCGTGGCAGGACTGTCGCTGGGCGAGATCGCTCGCAGGCTGGGGATGCGTACGCAATCCCTCTACACCTATGTCGATTCCAAGGCCGCCCTCTTCGACGAGCTGTTCCGCAGAGGCTGGGAGAAGAACTTCGAGGCCATCGATGCTGCGATGGCCGCGGAGCGGGCGCTTGGTCCGGACACCGACACCGGGGCGTACATGTTGGCGGGTCTCGAGGCCAACATCCGGTGGATTCTGGACCACCCGGGCCTCGCCCAGCTGATGCTGTTCCGCCCGGTGCCGACCTGGGAGCCGACCGCTGAAGCGTACGCCGCCTCCGTGCGCGTGTTCAGCCTCCTCAACGACGAGCTGGCGACCCTGCGCCAACAGGGTCGACTCCGCACCGACATCCCGCTCGACGAGATGGCGCAGGGTCTGGCCAATATTGGCGCCGGGGTCATCTCACGACAGCTTGGCAACAACCCTGGTGTCCGCTACGACGACGGAACCGCCCCACGCGAGTTCCGCGCCCTCTTCCGGGCCCTCCTCGCCACCTATCTGCCCGAGGAATAG
- a CDS encoding sigma factor-like helix-turn-helix DNA-binding protein yields MTQVMIPAEALLTADEETELARSIEAGILAADLLAHRSTFCDATTTELELIVAGGQEARDRYVLANVRLVTMVANRAARRTGLSAHELFSEGMSGLIQAVDRFDYTHEVRFATYALPWIRATVARATATRCGALPVSAARAERRRLVRSVRQRLMAARGREVTAQEIADELELSVEVVEEMLAMEPPTALHDDRGFSIDLPDPGATEALEAVLGSVVPLADWVRRLPADERGVITRRFGFSGEPLSLVAVGRELGMSASSVRRLELRALGRLRAWYEAENLLLAG; encoded by the coding sequence ATGACCCAGGTGATGATTCCGGCGGAGGCACTGCTGACCGCCGACGAAGAGACCGAGCTGGCCCGGAGCATCGAGGCCGGCATTCTTGCTGCTGATCTGCTGGCCCATCGCTCGACCTTCTGCGACGCCACCACGACCGAGTTGGAGCTGATCGTCGCCGGGGGACAGGAAGCCCGGGATCGCTATGTGCTCGCCAATGTCCGGCTCGTGACCATGGTCGCCAACCGGGCCGCGCGGCGTACCGGCCTGTCCGCCCACGAACTCTTCTCCGAGGGCATGAGCGGGCTGATCCAGGCAGTCGACCGGTTCGACTACACCCATGAGGTCCGGTTCGCGACCTATGCGCTGCCCTGGATTCGGGCCACTGTGGCGCGTGCGACCGCGACGCGATGCGGGGCCCTCCCGGTGAGTGCGGCGCGGGCCGAGCGGCGCCGGTTGGTGCGGTCGGTGCGGCAACGGCTGATGGCCGCGCGGGGTCGGGAAGTCACGGCGCAGGAGATCGCCGACGAACTGGAGCTGTCGGTCGAGGTCGTTGAGGAGATGCTCGCCATGGAGCCTCCGACCGCGCTCCACGATGACCGGGGATTCTCGATCGACCTGCCGGACCCGGGTGCGACCGAGGCCCTCGAGGCTGTTCTCGGGTCGGTGGTCCCGCTCGCCGATTGGGTACGCCGGCTCCCCGCGGACGAACGTGGTGTGATCACGCGCCGGTTCGGCTTCTCGGGAGAGCCGCTCAGCCTGGTGGCGGTCGGCCGGGAACTCGGGATGTCCGCCTCCTCCGTGCGCCGCCTCGAGCTCCGGGCACTGGGGCGGCTTCGGGCTTGGTACGAGGCCGAGAACCTGCTGCTGGCCGGCTGA
- a CDS encoding non-heme iron oxygenase ferredoxin subunit produces MSEAVHIGSVDDVEPGEAKVISRDIANTHDDIALVRTEDGDYFAVDNTCSHALASLAEGWVEEQSIECPLHSASFCLKTGEALSLPATEPVGTHTLELRGDEIWLYPGSVKGEL; encoded by the coding sequence ATGAGTGAGGCCGTGCACATCGGCTCTGTCGATGACGTGGAGCCCGGCGAAGCCAAGGTCATCTCGCGCGATATCGCCAATACCCACGACGACATCGCCCTCGTCCGCACCGAGGACGGCGACTACTTCGCGGTCGACAACACCTGCAGCCACGCGCTCGCGTCCCTGGCCGAGGGCTGGGTCGAGGAGCAGTCCATCGAATGCCCGCTGCACTCCGCGTCCTTCTGCCTGAAGACCGGCGAGGCGCTGAGCCTGCCGGCCACCGAACCGGTGGGCACTCACACGCTCGAGCTGCGCGGCGACGAGATCTGGCTCTATCCCGGATCGGTCAAGGGCGAGCTCTGA
- a CDS encoding IclR family transcriptional regulator gives MATQRDSRTAVDKALSLLGAFGKDASSGVGVSELARRTELSKSTAFRLLAVLEKNGAVERAGSNYRLGPLLNELTAPVTVPEVEEVRDVLTPFLAHLYERTRQTVHLAVLEGTDVVYLNKLHGLHHVPAPSRIGGRLPAFCTAVGKIMLCYNQNLIDEALAEELPQWTPYTVTDPDELRKQLADAKNRGFAFEREETMRGLSCIAAPILSATGTPVAALSVSAPTGRFDPAAEAHAVREVSAKASQAFAARKRAVRRAAVEAANAAAKDT, from the coding sequence ATGGCGACGCAGAGGGACAGCCGCACAGCAGTGGACAAGGCGCTCAGTTTGCTCGGAGCTTTCGGCAAGGATGCTTCTTCGGGTGTGGGCGTGAGTGAACTGGCGCGGCGAACCGAATTGAGCAAGTCAACCGCGTTTCGCCTCCTCGCAGTGCTGGAGAAGAACGGCGCCGTGGAACGCGCCGGAAGCAATTATCGGCTCGGTCCGCTCCTCAACGAGCTCACCGCCCCCGTGACGGTGCCCGAAGTCGAAGAGGTCCGGGACGTGCTCACTCCCTTCCTGGCCCATCTCTATGAGCGGACCCGCCAGACGGTCCATCTGGCCGTGCTCGAGGGCACCGATGTGGTCTATCTCAACAAGCTCCACGGGCTCCACCACGTGCCGGCGCCTTCGCGCATAGGAGGTCGCCTGCCGGCTTTCTGCACCGCCGTCGGCAAGATCATGCTCTGTTACAACCAGAATCTGATCGACGAGGCCCTCGCCGAAGAGCTCCCGCAGTGGACTCCCTACACGGTGACGGACCCCGATGAGCTGCGCAAGCAGCTGGCCGACGCCAAGAATCGGGGATTCGCCTTCGAACGCGAAGAGACGATGCGCGGCCTGAGCTGCATTGCCGCGCCGATCCTGAGCGCGACGGGTACGCCCGTGGCCGCCCTTTCGGTCTCGGCCCCGACCGGACGATTCGATCCCGCAGCCGAGGCCCACGCCGTGCGCGAGGTCAGCGCCAAGGCTTCGCAGGCGTTCGCCGCCCGCAAGCGGGCAGTGCGCCGGGCAGCCGTCGAGGCAGCCAACGCCGCGGCCAAGGACACGTGA
- a CDS encoding NUDIX hydrolase — protein sequence MSLITCDRGCAHFGRWGAAGVLLLSGDLVLLQLRANSHHSGTWSTPGGSLDRGETPVQAALREVQEELVGVPTGLDPALVHITDHGGWAYRTYACHLDRPVPVWPRNEESEAVEWIPTDEVRRLPLHPGFAAAWPELSSLIAEPRAA from the coding sequence ATGAGCCTGATCACCTGCGATCGCGGCTGTGCCCACTTCGGTCGCTGGGGCGCTGCCGGCGTACTCCTGCTCAGCGGCGACCTCGTCCTCCTCCAACTCCGCGCCAACTCCCACCATTCGGGCACGTGGAGTACGCCCGGCGGGTCGCTGGACCGCGGCGAGACGCCCGTGCAGGCCGCCCTGCGTGAGGTCCAGGAGGAACTGGTGGGCGTACCCACGGGGCTGGATCCGGCGCTCGTGCACATCACGGACCATGGTGGCTGGGCCTATCGCACGTACGCCTGTCACCTCGATCGGCCTGTCCCGGTCTGGCCCCGTAACGAGGAGTCGGAGGCGGTGGAGTGGATCCCGACCGATGAGGTACGCCGGCTCCCCCTGCATCCGGGCTTCGCTGCCGCGTGGCCGGAGCTGAGTTCGCTGATAGCAGAACCACGCGCCGCCTGA
- a CDS encoding hemerythrin domain-containing protein, protein MTVISDPTISPPAGTVTMGIVHSALRRDLARARLVLSGAPGATRRAAIGRHLLWLIEWLHQHHEGEDTVLWPALLHRDPDLAPLLGNMETDHRAIQTTMATLERAARGLIDGSTTVADTLRALDEFSDLLEPHLAREEHEVMPEVARLLTQAEWEEIDREAWTGRMTPPELAATGLWVMDGLPAAERQIVLQKVSPLTRIVLRLLFTGPHLRRRAALWGGTPAASIGSLPAGEEGRPLRRTLGFEPRGSCSVVVAATPDQVYAVVSDPTRDGEWSHESQGSTWLDGATTAVPGARFRGLSRLGRVSWSQPCIVEVADPGRRFVFRTSGSHSARWSYELEPVGTGTRITQRFEIILLPRAREVALYLLIPSHRDRTTALTGDLESLGRVAATEQS, encoded by the coding sequence ATGACTGTCATCTCCGATCCCACCATTTCCCCACCTGCCGGCACCGTGACGATGGGGATCGTTCACTCGGCCCTGCGCCGTGACCTCGCCCGGGCTCGCCTGGTGCTGTCCGGCGCTCCCGGGGCCACGCGCAGGGCGGCCATCGGCCGCCATCTCCTCTGGCTCATCGAGTGGTTGCACCAGCACCACGAAGGCGAGGACACGGTCCTCTGGCCCGCATTGCTCCACCGCGACCCCGACCTGGCGCCGCTGTTGGGCAACATGGAGACTGACCACCGGGCGATCCAGACAACGATGGCCACCCTCGAACGGGCAGCCCGTGGACTCATTGACGGCTCGACCACCGTGGCCGACACGCTCCGGGCCCTCGATGAGTTCTCCGACCTGCTGGAGCCGCACCTCGCTCGCGAAGAGCACGAGGTCATGCCGGAGGTGGCGCGTCTGCTCACCCAGGCCGAGTGGGAAGAGATCGACCGGGAGGCCTGGACCGGACGGATGACTCCTCCGGAGCTGGCGGCTACCGGACTGTGGGTCATGGACGGCCTCCCTGCTGCGGAGCGGCAGATCGTCCTGCAGAAGGTCTCGCCCCTGACGCGCATCGTGCTGCGTCTGCTCTTCACCGGGCCCCATCTCCGTCGACGCGCCGCCCTGTGGGGCGGGACGCCGGCCGCCTCGATCGGGTCGCTGCCCGCCGGAGAGGAAGGGCGACCGCTGCGGCGTACGCTCGGTTTCGAGCCCCGTGGCTCCTGCTCGGTGGTGGTTGCCGCGACCCCCGACCAGGTGTACGCGGTGGTCTCCGACCCGACGCGCGACGGTGAGTGGAGCCATGAGTCCCAGGGATCCACCTGGCTGGACGGAGCCACCACCGCCGTCCCCGGCGCCCGGTTCAGGGGACTGAGCCGCTTGGGGCGAGTCAGCTGGTCACAGCCCTGCATCGTCGAAGTCGCCGACCCCGGGCGTCGCTTCGTGTTCCGCACGAGCGGGAGTCATTCGGCCCGGTGGAGCTATGAACTGGAGCCCGTTGGCACCGGCACCCGCATCACGCAGCGCTTCGAGATCATCCTGCTGCCCCGAGCTCGGGAGGTAGCGCTCTATCTGCTCATTCCCAGCCACCGTGACCGCACCACTGCCCTGACCGGAGACCTCGAAAGCCTCGGTCGAGTGGCGGCGACGGAGCAGTCCTGA
- a CDS encoding acetaldehyde dehydrogenase (acetylating), which yields MDPRERKDRPYTAAIIGPGNIGSDLMFKLLRRSEFIQPTYMIGVDPSSDGLARAKRVGLKASAEGVDWLLQQDDLPDFVFDCTSAKAHEANAPRFAEAGIHAIDLTPAAVGPYLCPPVNLDSLEDVANVNMITCGGQATTPMVAAVSRVVPVDYAEIVASIASKSAGPGTRANIDEFTETTAAALEVVGGAKKGKAIIILNPAEPPLMMRNTVFASLPAEAAEAGELQDKVRESIQQMVETVQDYVPGYALTADPQFDHARPEWNNWGRVTCLVQVKGAADYLPEYAGNLDIITAAATRTGDMLVKRMEANKKAEVKA from the coding sequence GTGGACCCCAGGGAACGTAAGGATCGCCCTTACACCGCAGCGATTATCGGGCCGGGCAATATCGGCTCCGACCTCATGTTCAAGTTGCTGCGTCGCAGCGAGTTCATCCAGCCGACCTACATGATCGGCGTTGACCCCTCGTCCGACGGGCTGGCCCGCGCGAAGCGTGTTGGCCTCAAGGCTTCGGCCGAGGGCGTGGACTGGCTCCTGCAGCAGGACGATCTCCCCGACTTCGTATTCGACTGCACCAGCGCCAAGGCTCACGAAGCCAACGCGCCCAGGTTCGCCGAGGCCGGGATTCACGCGATCGACCTGACCCCCGCCGCTGTGGGTCCATATCTGTGTCCGCCGGTGAACCTCGACTCGCTCGAGGATGTTGCCAACGTCAACATGATCACCTGTGGTGGCCAGGCCACCACGCCGATGGTGGCCGCGGTGTCCCGGGTCGTTCCGGTCGACTACGCCGAGATCGTTGCATCGATCGCGTCGAAGTCGGCCGGCCCCGGGACCCGCGCCAACATCGATGAGTTCACCGAGACCACGGCCGCTGCGCTCGAGGTCGTCGGTGGCGCCAAGAAGGGCAAGGCGATCATCATCCTCAACCCGGCCGAGCCGCCGTTGATGATGCGCAACACCGTCTTCGCCTCCCTGCCCGCCGAAGCTGCGGAGGCCGGCGAGCTGCAGGACAAGGTCCGCGAATCCATCCAGCAGATGGTGGAGACGGTTCAGGACTACGTTCCGGGCTATGCCCTGACCGCCGATCCGCAGTTCGACCACGCCCGTCCGGAGTGGAACAACTGGGGCCGGGTCACCTGCCTCGTGCAGGTGAAGGGTGCCGCGGACTACCTGCCGGAGTACGCCGGCAACCTCGACATCATCACCGCCGCTGCGACGCGCACCGGCGACATGCTGGTGAAGCGGATGGAAGCCAACAAGAAGGCGGAGGTCAAGGCATGA
- a CDS encoding glycosyltransferase 87 family protein, which translates to MPTPQQPSAARSAVRWLRAVLLVALPVLSAMWASWGVAMDPVHGTDLHGYQAVGRAVLAGEPFYSANIPGQFLLSPVGALATVVTVPLSDSWLHLGWGAVCALAALALIGRFGVRGFALSLLTAIVIAAPPGRMAMAQGRVLWLVMLVVVLDLVDFPRRPRWLPRGLLTGLATAIWPFAWPFLAVLLVRRRRAGLIGIGTFGLASVAVGLLLPRMTLVFWTEVMRNRLSARESTWASSNHSVLGAALRVVGPDGRWPALLLMVVAGVAAIAAAVIWDRLGRPWLAVTMTTVAVLVASPLLPNPDLAWVLLPVAAVTIARADPPGSDPLSDPVPQRDPVPTGLAIMVMLLFAWVLADPLGSLPRFKPVEEFNAAELATTAVLPVLALALTFVGLLDALAALRTGKTAQPGPARFWSHPTTLVVGSLALAIGVAMWIAGTTDADVNAVVDWAPAMADFEVYIRAARSFVAHEPLYAAAEGQWPFLYPPFAAILALPLGLWPRGLVQFLWLALTVAGLLALLHRLRLRGWHIAFAAITALFLAGPLRSTIGLGQVSILLMVMCLLDMAPGRGLLIDWLDRVSGGRFASRDRLVPAGVLIGIATAIKLTPGLFIPLLWFSGRRRAAVVASLTTVAATALGFIVSPRQSVQYWTQVALGGLEFFPDPRGWMHNQSWVSAWQRFVGLDPTWTNVGILIGAAFTLVGLAGAIRWVRRGHVLLGASLCGLAALLVLPVAWNHYFVWALPLGVALLRPGVPRSLRVVGLLAATWLVTEPFWTVEYAGPDPLDFVRWGLAEKLIAGAGAVLTMATAVIAVTCRAESPDAAAQRDAATLA; encoded by the coding sequence ATGCCCACCCCCCAGCAGCCGTCCGCCGCACGCTCCGCCGTCCGCTGGCTCCGGGCTGTCCTGCTGGTCGCCCTGCCCGTGCTGAGCGCCATGTGGGCCAGCTGGGGTGTGGCGATGGACCCCGTGCACGGGACCGACCTGCACGGCTATCAGGCGGTGGGACGCGCCGTCCTGGCGGGCGAGCCGTTCTATTCGGCGAACATCCCCGGGCAGTTCCTGCTGTCACCTGTCGGTGCGCTGGCCACGGTCGTCACCGTCCCGCTGTCGGACAGCTGGCTCCATCTGGGCTGGGGTGCGGTCTGCGCCCTGGCGGCGCTGGCCCTGATCGGGCGTTTCGGCGTACGCGGGTTCGCGCTCTCGCTGCTCACCGCAATCGTGATCGCGGCTCCGCCGGGGCGCATGGCCATGGCGCAGGGGCGGGTGCTGTGGCTGGTCATGCTCGTCGTGGTGCTCGATCTGGTCGACTTCCCGCGCCGGCCGCGCTGGCTGCCCCGGGGACTGCTCACCGGTCTGGCGACGGCGATCTGGCCCTTCGCGTGGCCGTTCCTGGCCGTGCTCCTGGTACGCCGGCGTCGTGCCGGCCTGATCGGGATCGGCACGTTCGGCCTCGCGAGCGTCGCGGTGGGGCTTCTGCTCCCCCGCATGACGCTCGTCTTCTGGACCGAGGTAATGCGCAACCGGCTGTCCGCGCGTGAGTCGACGTGGGCCTCGTCCAACCATTCGGTCCTCGGCGCGGCCCTGCGCGTCGTCGGCCCCGACGGGCGCTGGCCGGCGCTGCTCCTCATGGTGGTCGCCGGGGTGGCTGCGATCGCGGCTGCGGTGATCTGGGATCGCCTGGGCCGCCCATGGCTGGCGGTCACCATGACGACGGTCGCGGTGCTGGTGGCGTCGCCACTGCTGCCGAATCCGGATCTGGCCTGGGTCCTGTTGCCCGTCGCGGCCGTGACGATCGCCCGAGCCGATCCGCCCGGTTCGGATCCCCTTTCCGATCCGGTGCCCCAACGGGACCCGGTGCCGACCGGACTCGCGATCATGGTGATGCTTCTCTTCGCCTGGGTTCTGGCCGACCCGCTTGGCTCCCTGCCCCGCTTCAAGCCGGTGGAAGAGTTCAACGCGGCCGAACTCGCGACCACGGCGGTGCTGCCCGTCCTGGCGCTCGCCCTGACGTTCGTGGGCCTGCTCGATGCCCTCGCGGCTCTGCGTACCGGGAAGACCGCCCAACCGGGCCCGGCCCGGTTCTGGAGTCACCCGACAACGTTGGTCGTGGGCAGCCTGGCCCTGGCGATCGGTGTGGCCATGTGGATCGCCGGGACCACCGATGCCGATGTGAATGCCGTCGTCGACTGGGCTCCGGCGATGGCGGACTTCGAGGTCTACATCCGGGCGGCGCGTTCGTTCGTGGCCCACGAGCCGCTCTATGCCGCGGCCGAGGGCCAGTGGCCCTTCCTCTATCCCCCGTTTGCCGCGATCCTGGCCCTCCCGCTGGGGCTCTGGCCCCGGGGCCTGGTGCAGTTCCTGTGGCTCGCGCTGACAGTGGCCGGTCTGTTGGCCCTGCTGCATCGACTCCGGCTGCGCGGCTGGCACATCGCCTTCGCTGCAATCACTGCCCTCTTCCTGGCCGGCCCACTGCGCAGCACGATCGGCCTCGGCCAGGTGTCGATCCTCCTCATGGTCATGTGCCTGCTCGACATGGCTCCCGGCCGTGGCCTGCTGATCGACTGGCTGGACCGGGTCAGCGGCGGCCGGTTCGCGAGCCGGGACCGCTTGGTGCCCGCGGGCGTACTCATCGGCATCGCCACCGCCATCAAACTCACCCCGGGCCTGTTCATTCCCCTGCTCTGGTTCAGCGGTCGGCGGCGAGCTGCCGTGGTCGCCTCCCTCACCACCGTCGCCGCCACGGCCCTCGGCTTCATCGTGTCTCCACGTCAGTCGGTCCAGTACTGGACCCAGGTGGCCCTCGGTGGTCTCGAATTCTTCCCGGACCCCCGCGGGTGGATGCACAACCAGTCCTGGGTCAGCGCCTGGCAGCGCTTCGTGGGTCTCGATCCCACCTGGACGAACGTCGGCATTCTCATCGGTGCCGCGTTCACGCTCGTCGGCCTGGCCGGGGCGATCCGCTGGGTACGCCGCGGGCACGTCCTGCTCGGGGCGTCCCTCTGCGGTCTCGCCGCGCTGCTCGTGCTGCCGGTGGCCTGGAACCACTACTTCGTCTGGGCGCTCCCGCTGGGGGTCGCGCTGCTGCGGCCGGGCGTACCCCGATCACTGCGCGTGGTCGGGCTCCTCGCGGCCACCTGGCTGGTCACCGAGCCGTTCTGGACGGTCGAGTACGCCGGCCCCGACCCCCTGGACTTCGTGCGCTGGGGGCTCGCCGAGAAGCTCATCGCCGGTGCCGGAGCCGTGCTGACGATGGCGACCGCCGTCATTGCTGTGACGTGTCGTGCCGAATCCCCCGATGCCGCTGCCCAACGCGACGCGGCAACCCTTGCGTAA
- a CDS encoding fumarylacetoacetate hydrolase family protein, which produces MTDRSAQHQELADALLKAYETKEAIPPLRDQMDNMTVDDSYAIQQIQEKALLARGEKVIGRKIGLTSLAMQKVLGVDSPDFGFMTDDARFIGNDDAHFNSKDFLQPRIEPELAFYLKKDLAGPGVTLEDAIDAIDTVHLAIEIVDSRIADWNIHLVDTVADNASYGAIAWSKEPIAMDNLKEDLLNITCKLTVNDEVVGEGTGADVMGHPAAPLQWLANTLGEQGVALEKGQVVLPGSFCAMIAVDAGTSVSADYGKYGTFTIHFD; this is translated from the coding sequence ATGACTGACCGCAGCGCCCAGCATCAGGAGCTGGCCGACGCCTTGCTGAAGGCCTACGAGACGAAGGAAGCGATCCCGCCCCTTCGCGACCAGATGGACAACATGACGGTCGACGACTCGTATGCGATCCAGCAGATCCAGGAAAAGGCGCTGCTGGCGCGAGGCGAAAAGGTCATCGGACGCAAGATCGGTCTCACCTCGCTCGCCATGCAGAAGGTGCTCGGAGTCGACAGCCCCGACTTCGGCTTCATGACCGATGACGCGCGCTTCATCGGCAACGATGACGCCCACTTCAACTCCAAAGATTTCCTCCAGCCGCGCATCGAGCCGGAGCTGGCCTTCTATCTGAAGAAGGACCTCGCCGGCCCGGGCGTGACCCTGGAGGATGCCATCGATGCCATCGACACGGTGCATCTGGCAATTGAAATCGTTGACTCGCGCATCGCCGACTGGAACATCCACCTGGTCGACACTGTCGCGGACAACGCCTCCTATGGTGCGATCGCCTGGTCGAAGGAACCGATCGCCATGGACAACCTCAAGGAGGACCTGCTCAACATCACGTGCAAGCTCACCGTCAACGACGAAGTCGTTGGCGAGGGGACGGGCGCGGATGTCATGGGTCACCCCGCAGCTCCGCTGCAGTGGCTCGCAAACACCCTCGGTGAGCAGGGTGTGGCGCTTGAGAAGGGGCAGGTCGTCCTGCCCGGCAGCTTCTGCGCCATGATCGCCGTCGACGCCGGCACGTCCGTGTCCGCGGACTACGGCAAGTACGGCACGTTCACCATCCATTTCGACTGA
- the dmpG gene encoding 4-hydroxy-2-oxovalerate aldolase, producing the protein MSELKVRITDTTLRDGSHAMRHQYTVDQVTAVSRALDEAGVPVIEVTHGDGLAGSSFNYGFSKTNEMELIEAVKNTVEQAKVAALMLPGLGTVHEMREAKNRGIDIIRIATHCTEADVSIQHFNAAREMGLETVGFLMLSHMISPAELAKQARIQVDAGCQCVYVVDSAGALILDDVSDRVKALKDELGDDAEVGFHGHQNLSFGVANSVFAAREGATQIDGSLNAFGAGAGNSPTEVIVPAFERVGIHTGVDTKKILDAAEEVMKPMIPRMPIMDRASIIQGKAGVYNSFLFHAERAAERYGVPVTEILEEIGRRRYVGGQEDMIIDVAVSLANAAA; encoded by the coding sequence ATGAGCGAGCTGAAGGTTCGGATCACCGACACCACCCTGCGTGATGGCTCGCATGCCATGCGCCACCAATACACCGTCGACCAGGTGACTGCGGTCTCCCGGGCTCTCGACGAGGCGGGCGTACCCGTCATCGAGGTCACCCACGGCGACGGCCTGGCCGGCTCCAGCTTCAACTACGGCTTCTCGAAGACCAACGAGATGGAGCTGATCGAGGCGGTCAAGAACACCGTCGAGCAGGCCAAGGTGGCGGCCCTGATGCTTCCGGGTCTCGGCACCGTGCACGAGATGCGCGAGGCCAAGAACCGCGGCATCGACATCATCCGCATCGCCACGCACTGCACCGAGGCGGACGTCTCGATCCAGCACTTCAACGCCGCGCGCGAGATGGGCCTGGAGACGGTCGGCTTCCTCATGCTGTCGCACATGATCTCCCCCGCGGAGCTCGCGAAGCAGGCCCGCATCCAGGTCGACGCCGGCTGCCAGTGTGTCTATGTGGTCGACTCGGCCGGCGCGCTGATCCTCGACGACGTCTCGGACCGGGTCAAGGCCCTGAAGGACGAGTTGGGTGACGACGCCGAGGTGGGCTTCCACGGTCACCAGAACCTGAGCTTCGGTGTCGCCAACTCGGTCTTCGCCGCCCGCGAGGGTGCGACCCAGATCGACGGCTCGCTGAACGCCTTCGGTGCCGGTGCGGGCAACTCGCCGACCGAGGTCATCGTCCCCGCCTTCGAGCGGGTCGGCATCCACACCGGCGTCGACACCAAGAAGATCCTCGACGCGGCCGAAGAGGTCATGAAGCCGATGATCCCGCGCATGCCGATCATGGACCGCGCGTCGATCATCCAGGGCAAGGCGGGTGTCTACAACTCCTTCCTGTTCCACGCGGAGCGGGCGGCGGAGCGCTATGGCGTACCCGTCACCGAGATCCTCGAGGAAATCGGACGTCGCCGCTATGTCGGTGGCCAGGAGGACATGATCATCGACGTCGCGGTCAGTCTCGCCAACGCGGCTGCCTGA
- a CDS encoding glycosyl hydrolase, which produces MPIWVTEWALIDWFAGPDYPDSARQGEYAEASAAMMEELSIVERYAWFSLPYWDHIPSLGLYHPGPVATPAGEAYARAGG; this is translated from the coding sequence CTGCCGATCTGGGTCACCGAATGGGCCCTCATCGACTGGTTCGCGGGCCCGGATTATCCCGACTCGGCTCGCCAGGGCGAATATGCCGAAGCGTCGGCGGCCATGATGGAGGAGCTGTCCATCGTCGAGCGCTATGCCTGGTTCTCGCTCCCCTACTGGGACCACATCCCCAGCCTGGGGCTCTATCACCCCGGCCCGGTGGCCACCCCGGCAGGGGAGGCGTACGCCCGGGCCGGGGGCTGA